A single Desulfobaculum xiamenense DNA region contains:
- the carB gene encoding carbamoyl-phosphate synthase large subunit, translating into MPKRTDIKKIMLIGSGPIVIGQACEFDYSGTQALKALKEEGYEVILVNSNPATIMTDPELADRTYIEPIEPETVARIIEKERPDAILPTLGGQTGLNTALAVAEMGVLDKFGVELIGASREVIEKAESRDLFRKAMDNIGLKVPESYIARTIDDVREAAKILPFPIIIRPAYTLGGTGGGVAYNMEDLLEISGQGLAASRTSEVMLEQSVLGWKEYELEVMRDKNDNCVIICSIENLDPMGVHTGDSITVAPAQTLTDSEYQRMRDAAIAIMREIGVETGGSNVQFAVNPADGELVIIEMNPRVSRSSALASKATGFPIAKIAAKLAVGYTLDELPNDITRETMASFEPSIDYVVTKIPRLTFEKFPGTQDVLTTSMKSVGEAMSIGRTFKESLQKGLRSLEIGMPGLGKDFVRMCPEKDEIMAKLRRPNSKRIFYIRHAMHCGLTNEEIHEASSIDPWFIRQIRDIVDVEEELRNFSLSETLSAQSPELRSIMRRAKENGFSDRQLAALWKLHEGDVRRLREEAGILPTFYLVDTCAAEFEAQTPYFYSTYESGSEVEASEGRKVMILGGGPNRIGQGIEFDYCCVHASYALREEGVTSIMVNSNPETVSTDYDTSDKLYFEPLTFEDVMNIVEFEKPDGVIVQFGGQTPLNLAVPLLRAGVNILGTHPDSIDRAEDRERFQTLIKKLGLRQPDNGTAMSVEEAVEEAAIIGYPVVVRPSYVLGGRAMEIVYDEDGLRTYFRDEVQAAPEHPILIDKFIENAVEVDVDALSDGEDVYVAGVMEHIEEAGIHSGDSACVIPPITLGALIVEEIRRQTIALARELHVVGLMNIQFAVKEGIIYILEVNPRASRTAPFVSKATGVPLPKLATKVMLGAKVKDLDPWSMRKSGYVSVKESVFPFNRFPGVDVLLGPEMRSTGEVMGIDTSFGMAFFKGQLAGGQKLPTSGTVFISVNDPDKEGIVDVAATFKQLGFNILATSGTARFLSRRGVETETVFKVYEGRPHVVDRIKNGEVDLVINTASGKKTVGDSSVIRQNTLLYGIPYTTTVAGARAMAHALRELKEREPGVRSLQEYYKA; encoded by the coding sequence ATGCCCAAACGCACCGACATCAAGAAAATCATGCTGATCGGCTCCGGGCCAATCGTCATCGGCCAGGCCTGCGAGTTCGACTATTCTGGAACCCAGGCGCTCAAGGCCCTCAAGGAAGAAGGGTACGAAGTCATCCTCGTCAACTCGAATCCGGCCACCATCATGACCGATCCCGAGTTGGCTGACAGGACGTACATCGAACCCATCGAGCCTGAGACGGTGGCCCGCATCATCGAGAAGGAGCGCCCCGACGCCATTCTGCCCACGCTGGGCGGACAGACGGGCCTGAACACGGCGTTGGCCGTGGCCGAGATGGGAGTGCTGGACAAGTTCGGCGTCGAACTCATCGGCGCATCCCGCGAGGTCATCGAAAAGGCCGAAAGCCGCGACCTGTTCCGCAAGGCCATGGACAACATCGGCCTCAAGGTTCCGGAAAGCTACATCGCCCGCACCATTGACGACGTGCGCGAGGCCGCCAAGATTCTTCCCTTCCCGATCATCATTCGTCCCGCCTACACCCTTGGCGGAACCGGCGGCGGCGTCGCCTACAACATGGAGGACCTGCTGGAGATTTCCGGACAGGGCCTTGCCGCCAGCCGCACCAGCGAGGTCATGCTCGAACAGTCCGTCTTGGGCTGGAAGGAATACGAGCTTGAGGTGATGCGCGACAAGAATGACAACTGCGTCATCATCTGTTCCATCGAGAACCTCGATCCCATGGGCGTGCACACCGGCGACTCCATCACCGTCGCCCCGGCCCAGACCCTCACTGACTCCGAATACCAGCGCATGCGCGATGCCGCCATTGCTATCATGCGCGAGATCGGCGTGGAGACCGGCGGTTCCAACGTCCAGTTCGCGGTGAATCCCGCCGATGGCGAGCTCGTCATCATTGAGATGAACCCCCGCGTGTCGCGCTCCTCGGCGCTGGCCTCCAAGGCCACCGGCTTCCCCATCGCCAAGATCGCCGCGAAGCTCGCCGTGGGTTACACCCTCGACGAACTGCCCAACGACATCACCCGCGAGACGATGGCCTCCTTCGAGCCGTCCATCGACTACGTGGTGACCAAGATTCCTCGCCTGACCTTCGAGAAGTTCCCCGGCACCCAGGACGTGCTGACCACCTCCATGAAGAGCGTGGGCGAGGCCATGAGCATCGGCCGCACGTTCAAGGAGTCCCTCCAGAAGGGTCTGCGTTCCCTCGAAATCGGCATGCCCGGTCTCGGCAAGGACTTCGTGCGCATGTGCCCGGAGAAGGACGAGATCATGGCGAAGCTGCGCCGACCCAACTCCAAGCGCATCTTCTACATTCGTCACGCCATGCACTGCGGCCTGACCAACGAGGAAATCCACGAGGCGTCGAGCATCGACCCGTGGTTCATTCGCCAGATTCGCGACATCGTGGATGTGGAGGAGGAACTGCGCAACTTCAGCCTGAGCGAGACCCTCTCGGCCCAGAGCCCCGAACTGCGCTCCATCATGCGCAGAGCCAAGGAGAACGGATTCTCCGATCGGCAGCTCGCCGCGCTGTGGAAGCTCCACGAGGGTGACGTTCGCCGCCTGCGCGAGGAAGCCGGCATATTGCCGACCTTCTACCTCGTCGATACCTGCGCCGCGGAATTCGAGGCGCAAACCCCGTATTTCTATTCCACCTACGAGTCCGGCAGCGAGGTCGAGGCCAGCGAGGGCCGCAAGGTCATGATCCTCGGTGGCGGACCCAACCGCATCGGTCAGGGCATCGAGTTCGACTACTGCTGCGTCCACGCCTCCTACGCGCTGCGTGAGGAAGGCGTGACCTCCATCATGGTCAACTCCAACCCCGAAACCGTCTCCACGGACTACGACACCTCGGACAAGCTCTACTTCGAGCCGCTGACCTTCGAGGACGTCATGAACATCGTGGAGTTCGAGAAGCCCGACGGCGTCATCGTGCAGTTCGGCGGCCAGACTCCGCTGAACCTCGCTGTGCCGCTTCTGCGTGCGGGCGTGAACATCCTCGGCACGCATCCCGACTCCATCGACCGCGCCGAGGACCGCGAGCGCTTCCAGACGTTGATCAAGAAGCTCGGCCTGCGCCAGCCCGACAACGGCACGGCCATGAGCGTGGAAGAGGCCGTGGAAGAGGCCGCCATCATCGGCTACCCGGTGGTGGTCCGCCCGAGCTACGTGCTCGGCGGTCGGGCCATGGAAATCGTCTACGACGAGGACGGCCTGCGCACCTACTTCCGCGACGAGGTTCAGGCCGCGCCGGAGCATCCCATCCTCATCGACAAGTTCATCGAGAACGCCGTCGAGGTGGACGTGGACGCGCTGTCCGACGGCGAGGACGTCTACGTGGCCGGCGTCATGGAGCACATTGAGGAGGCGGGCATCCACTCCGGCGACTCCGCCTGCGTTATCCCGCCCATCACCCTCGGTGCGCTCATCGTGGAGGAGATTCGTCGTCAGACCATCGCCCTCGCGAGGGAGCTGCACGTCGTCGGCCTCATGAACATCCAGTTCGCGGTCAAGGAAGGCATCATCTACATCCTTGAGGTCAACCCCCGCGCCAGCCGTACGGCACCCTTCGTGTCCAAGGCCACCGGCGTGCCGCTGCCCAAGCTGGCCACCAAGGTCATGCTCGGCGCGAAGGTCAAGGATCTCGATCCGTGGAGCATGCGCAAGAGCGGCTACGTCTCCGTCAAGGAGAGCGTGTTCCCGTTCAACCGCTTCCCCGGCGTGGACGTGCTGCTCGGACCCGAGATGCGCTCCACCGGCGAGGTCATGGGCATCGACACCTCCTTCGGCATGGCCTTCTTCAAGGGCCAGCTGGCGGGCGGACAGAAGCTGCCGACCTCGGGCACGGTGTTCATCTCCGTCAATGATCCTGACAAGGAAGGCATCGTTGACGTTGCGGCCACCTTCAAGCAGCTCGGATTCAATATCCTCGCCACCAGCGGCACGGCCCGCTTCCTCTCCCGCCGCGGAGTGGAGACTGAGACCGTGTTCAAGGTCTACGAGGGCCGTCCCCACGTGGTGGACCGCATCAAGAACGGCGAGGTCGATCTGGTCATCAACACCGCTTCCGGCAAGAAGACCGTCGGCGACTCGTCCGTGATCCGGCAGAACACTCTCCTGTACGGCATCCCCTACACCACCACGGTGGCCGGGGCCCGGGCCATGGCCCATGCGCTTCGCGAGCTCAAGGAACGCGAGCCGGGCGTGCGTAGCCTTCAGGAATACTACAAGGCCTAG
- the purF gene encoding amidophosphoribosyltransferase, with product MKKEYCGLFGIYNHPEAARMTYFGLYAQQHRGQESAGIVTWDGSKLREQKGMGLVADVFNESHLSEQLKGNIAIGHVRYSTTGASLLRNAQPFMVRFGDTMIAIAHNGNLVNAHELRVELEHGGAIFQTTMDSEVIVHLIARNMNVDGDCIEDAVAKACRRVKGAFSLLIQANEKLIAVRDPHGIRPLALGRVGDSYVLASETCAFDLLEADCLRSIRPGEMLILDGEGQRSKLYAEPNGRKQCIFELIYFARPDSDVFGQNVYGCRKAMGMALANEAPVDADFVMPFPDSGNYAAVGYAQASGLPYEQCMIRNHYVGRTFIQPSQDMRDFSTRVKLNPVRSMVKDKRLLVVEDSIVRGTTIRTRVKKLRELGAREIHMRVACPSIKFPCFYGIDFSSKGELIAANHAVEDIARYIGLDSLHYLSIPGLLSSVEGPDNFCLACFDGDYPIPPCEGAGKMCLE from the coding sequence ATGAAGAAGGAATACTGCGGACTGTTCGGTATCTACAATCATCCGGAAGCTGCACGGATGACCTACTTCGGCCTTTACGCGCAGCAGCACCGCGGGCAGGAGAGCGCCGGCATCGTCACTTGGGACGGTTCCAAGCTTCGTGAGCAGAAGGGTATGGGGCTGGTGGCCGACGTGTTCAACGAAAGCCACCTGAGCGAACAGCTCAAGGGCAACATCGCCATCGGTCATGTGCGCTATTCCACGACGGGGGCGTCGCTTCTGCGCAACGCCCAGCCGTTCATGGTCCGCTTCGGCGACACCATGATCGCCATTGCCCACAACGGTAACCTCGTCAACGCGCACGAGTTGCGCGTTGAATTGGAGCACGGCGGCGCGATCTTCCAGACCACCATGGACTCGGAAGTTATCGTCCACCTCATCGCCCGCAACATGAACGTTGATGGCGATTGCATCGAGGATGCCGTGGCCAAGGCCTGCCGCAGGGTGAAGGGTGCCTTCTCCCTGCTTATTCAGGCCAACGAGAAGCTCATCGCGGTGCGCGATCCTCACGGCATTCGGCCGCTGGCACTGGGCCGCGTGGGCGATTCCTACGTGTTGGCCTCCGAGACCTGCGCCTTCGATCTGCTTGAAGCCGACTGCCTGCGTTCCATTCGTCCCGGCGAGATGCTCATTCTCGACGGCGAGGGCCAGCGCAGCAAGCTGTATGCGGAACCCAACGGCCGCAAGCAGTGCATCTTCGAGCTGATCTACTTCGCTCGGCCCGACTCCGACGTGTTCGGCCAGAACGTCTACGGTTGCCGCAAGGCCATGGGCATGGCCCTGGCCAACGAGGCACCCGTGGACGCCGACTTCGTCATGCCCTTCCCGGATTCCGGCAACTACGCCGCCGTGGGCTACGCGCAGGCCTCTGGCCTGCCCTACGAGCAGTGCATGATCCGCAACCACTACGTGGGCCGGACCTTCATCCAGCCCTCGCAGGACATGCGCGACTTCAGCACCCGCGTGAAGCTCAATCCCGTGCGTAGCATGGTCAAGGACAAGCGACTTCTGGTCGTTGAGGACTCCATCGTCCGCGGCACCACCATCCGCACCCGCGTGAAGAAGCTGCGCGAACTGGGCGCACGGGAAATCCACATGCGTGTGGCTTGCCCGTCCATCAAGTTCCCCTGCTTCTACGGCATCGACTTCTCCAGCAAGGGCGAACTCATCGCGGCCAACCACGCCGTGGAGGACATCGCCCGCTACATCGGACTGGACAGCCTGCACTATCTGTCCATCCCCGGTCTGCTCTCCTCCGTGGAGGGACCGGATAACTTCTGTCTGGCCTGCTTCGACGGCGACTATCCCATCCCGCCCTGCGAGGGCGCGGGCAAGATGTGCCTCGAATAG
- a CDS encoding KpsF/GutQ family sugar-phosphate isomerase → MTPKALERDWLALGREALDIEIEGLREVRSKLNGGFVEALELLGACTGRVVITGIGKSGLVGRKIAATLSSTGTPSFFLHPVEGAHGDLGMLRPEDVALAISNSGETDELNAILPTLRSLGLRIIGMTGRSDSTLARLSDIVLDCGVSREACPLGLAPTASTTAVLALGDALASCLITWNRFEKEDFAKRHPGGSLGQRLSACVRELMHTHGMPAARESVSLGEALIALNEGGLGALALTDEGGRFTGILTDGDVRRLLCGGSVNPEAAVSAFMTRNPACARPDVSAAEVLDVMESRQITVIPVVDGEGILVGMIHLHDLLGKGHLKFSV, encoded by the coding sequence ATGACTCCCAAGGCTTTGGAGCGTGATTGGCTGGCCCTCGGCCGCGAGGCCCTCGACATCGAGATCGAGGGCCTGCGCGAGGTCCGGTCGAAGCTCAATGGCGGTTTCGTGGAGGCGCTCGAACTTCTGGGCGCCTGCACGGGCCGTGTGGTGATTACCGGCATCGGCAAGTCTGGCCTCGTGGGCCGCAAGATCGCGGCTACCCTGTCCAGCACCGGCACGCCGTCCTTCTTCCTGCATCCCGTGGAAGGGGCGCATGGAGATCTCGGCATGCTGCGTCCGGAGGATGTGGCGCTGGCCATCTCCAACTCCGGCGAAACGGATGAACTCAACGCCATCCTGCCCACGCTGCGCAGCCTTGGGCTGCGCATCATCGGCATGACCGGCCGCAGCGATTCCACGCTGGCGCGTCTGTCGGACATTGTGCTCGACTGCGGCGTGAGCCGCGAGGCCTGCCCCCTCGGGCTGGCCCCCACGGCCAGCACCACCGCCGTGCTCGCGCTGGGCGATGCGCTGGCCTCGTGCCTCATCACCTGGAACCGTTTCGAGAAGGAGGACTTCGCGAAGCGGCATCCCGGCGGGTCGCTCGGGCAGCGCCTGAGCGCCTGTGTGCGCGAACTCATGCATACCCATGGCATGCCCGCCGCCCGTGAGAGCGTGTCCCTTGGCGAAGCGCTCATCGCGCTGAACGAGGGCGGTCTCGGCGCACTGGCGCTGACCGACGAGGGCGGACGCTTCACGGGTATCCTCACCGATGGCGACGTCCGCCGCCTACTGTGTGGCGGTAGCGTGAATCCCGAGGCGGCCGTCTCGGCGTTCATGACCCGCAACCCGGCCTGCGCGCGGCCCGACGTGTCCGCCGCTGAGGTGCTCGACGTCATGGAATCCCGCCAGATCACCGTCATTCCCGTCGTGGACGGGGAGGGCATTCTGGTGGGCATGATCCACCTGCACGACCTGCTCGGAAAGGGGCACCTGAAGTTCTCCGTGTAG
- a CDS encoding ArnT family glycosyltransferase has translation MAGVLILFTTLARVAFVLSGQLDLVQDEAQYWDWSRTFQLSYFTKGPLIAWIIGGGTAIFGDTPLGVRFGAIAGAALTQIIVYLGIARLWGRPRLAFLSLVVLNCSLLAMASGILMTTDNPLLVCWYGALFSLYWASREPERHLPYVLLALTLCVGTLAKYMMLAFVPTVIVYVWLLRRKGLCEPMLVRRLAVACLVGTVGGLVPIVNWNLQNDFAGLRHVLHLGGMAGSRAETFLRLDKFPEYIGSQIGLLLPWWFLYMMFGAVAVVRSLADAPGRGVRSVEGLGYRQKALLAAGFWPIWGFFILWSFHTKINPNWSAVSYASGFILAAAAWDAVWRRRGWRNWRVWPWPFVGLALMGMLMLHDTFPLPWRYDGRLPMVGEVHIENPILHLKGWDDLGRKVDELRRTRFENPDNVFFFGDNYDVTAALSWNVPGKERAFCLPGGRRLNQYDLWPGPEGREGWDAIFVRKKFSGPRDSLLERFARYETIQYQSQHGDRPARRFTIYLCYGFSGQWPPAQGTDY, from the coding sequence TTGGCCGGCGTTCTCATTTTGTTTACGACGCTCGCCCGCGTGGCCTTCGTGCTTTCGGGCCAGCTCGATCTGGTGCAGGACGAAGCCCAGTACTGGGACTGGTCGCGCACCTTCCAGCTTTCCTATTTCACTAAGGGCCCGCTCATCGCGTGGATCATCGGCGGTGGCACGGCCATCTTCGGTGATACACCCCTCGGCGTGCGCTTCGGGGCCATTGCCGGTGCCGCGCTGACGCAGATCATCGTCTATCTCGGCATCGCGCGGCTGTGGGGCCGTCCCCGGCTGGCCTTCCTGTCGCTGGTGGTGCTCAACTGCTCGCTTCTGGCCATGGCCTCGGGCATCCTGATGACCACGGACAATCCGCTCCTCGTGTGCTGGTACGGCGCGCTCTTTTCGCTGTACTGGGCCTCGCGTGAGCCGGAGCGGCATCTGCCCTATGTGCTGCTGGCGCTCACGCTGTGCGTGGGAACCCTCGCCAAGTACATGATGTTGGCCTTCGTGCCCACGGTTATCGTCTACGTGTGGCTGTTGCGGCGCAAGGGACTGTGCGAGCCCATGCTCGTGCGCAGGCTCGCCGTGGCCTGCCTTGTCGGCACGGTCGGTGGCCTCGTGCCCATCGTGAACTGGAATCTCCAGAACGATTTCGCCGGGTTGCGGCATGTGTTGCACCTCGGCGGCATGGCTGGCTCCCGCGCGGAGACCTTCCTGCGCCTCGATAAGTTCCCTGAGTACATCGGCAGCCAGATCGGGCTGCTACTGCCGTGGTGGTTCCTGTACATGATGTTCGGTGCGGTGGCCGTGGTGCGCTCGCTGGCCGACGCTCCGGGCCGTGGTGTGCGCTCCGTGGAGGGACTGGGCTATCGCCAGAAGGCGCTTTTGGCCGCAGGCTTCTGGCCCATCTGGGGCTTCTTCATCCTGTGGTCCTTCCATACCAAGATCAATCCCAACTGGTCCGCCGTGAGCTACGCCAGCGGCTTCATCCTCGCCGCCGCCGCGTGGGATGCGGTGTGGCGCAGGCGGGGATGGCGCAATTGGCGCGTGTGGCCGTGGCCGTTCGTCGGCCTCGCGCTTATGGGCATGCTCATGCTGCACGACACGTTCCCCTTGCCGTGGCGCTATGATGGACGCCTGCCCATGGTGGGCGAGGTGCACATCGAGAATCCCATCCTGCATCTCAAGGGCTGGGACGACCTCGGCCGCAAGGTCGACGAACTGCGTCGGACGCGCTTCGAGAATCCCGACAATGTGTTTTTCTTCGGCGACAACTACGACGTGACCGCCGCCCTGTCGTGGAACGTGCCCGGCAAGGAGCGCGCATTCTGCCTGCCCGGCGGCAGGCGGCTCAACCAGTACGACCTGTGGCCCGGACCCGAGGGCCGCGAGGGTTGGGACGCCATCTTCGTGCGCAAGAAATTCTCCGGACCGCGCGATTCGCTCCTTGAGCGTTTTGCAAGATACGAGACAATACAGTATCAATCGCAGCACGGGGACCGTCCCGCGCGGCGGTTCACCATCTATCTGTGTTACGGATTCAGCGGCCAGTGGCCGCCAGCGCAAGGGACGGACTATTAG